The following proteins come from a genomic window of Dreissena polymorpha isolate Duluth1 chromosome 1, UMN_Dpol_1.0, whole genome shotgun sequence:
- the LOC127847353 gene encoding UDP-N-acetylhexosamine pyrophosphorylase-like isoform X2: MDIEGLRQRLNAAGQGHLIQFWETLSDGEKQSLYNELNHMDFMEINGFFESSMQSLKHVADKLDDLLEPLPGDVFGSVTRTSSDKLDEYRTKGLTAIANNNVAVLLLAGGQGTRLGVNYPKGMYNVGLPSGKTLYQIQAERILKVQENAKVLMGKSCEVPWYIMTSEHTKEPTRQFFANHNFFGLKKENVVLFEQNLLPCIGFDGKIFLDSPGKVALAPDGNGGLYRALRKSHILKDMEQRGIQYVHVYCVDNILVKMADPVFLGFCMDKGADCGAKVVEKALPTEAVGVVCKVEGKYQVVEYSEITLRTAEKRNQDGRLTFNAGNICNHFFTLDFLNLVTDPQQESELKHHVAKKKIPYVDSAGKLIKPAEPNGIKMEKFVFDVFHFTTSFAVWEVLREEEFSPLKNADSAPKDTPTTCRNDLFGLHRRWVDKAGAKFTHKDGSVIPAITSSANCAGGTGDSKQTSEEFNEVVCEVSPLVSYEGEDLEAVVCGQKFLSPVRLERGGDGDVVILQGSS; this comes from the exons ATGGACATAGAAGGCTTGCGACAGCGCCTGAACGCAGCTGGACAGGGCCATCTGATCCAGTTCTGGGAAACCCTCTCTGATGGGGAGAAACAGTCACTCTACAATGAACTCAATCACATGGACTTCATGGAGATCAATGGGTTCTTTGAGAGTTCCATGCAGTCCCTGAAGCATGTCGCGGACAAGTTGGACGACCTGCTTGAGCCCTTGCCGGGAGATGTGTTTGGAAGCGTGACGCGCACCAGTAGTGACAAACTGGACGAGTACAGAACAAAAG GTCTCACAGCCATAGCCAACAACAATGTTGCGGTATTGCTACTAGCGGGAGGTCAGGGGACTCGATTGGGGGTCAATTACCCCAAGGGAATGTACAATGTAGGCCTGCcttctgggaaaacactttaccaAATCCAGGCTGAAAGAATACTCAAGGTGCAAGAGAATGCCAAGGTTTTGATGGGCAAATCTTGTGAAGTGCCATG GTATATAATGACAAGTGAGCACACCAAAGAACCAACTCGTCAATTTTTTGCTAACCACAACTTTTTCGGCCTAAAAAAAGAAAACGTGGTGTTGTTTGAGCAGAATCTCCTCCCATGCATTGGGTTTGACGGGAAAATCTTCCTTGACAGTCCTGGCAAGGTCGCCTTAGCACCAG ATGGTAACGGTGGCCTGTACAGAGCACTACGAAAGAGCCACATTCTCAAGGACATGGAGCAGCGAGGCATACAGTATGTGCATGTGTATTGCGTGGACAATATCCTTGTGAAAATGGCCGACCCAGTCTTCCTGGGCTTCTGTATGGACAAGGGTGCTGACTGTGGTGCAAAG GTAGTAGAGAAGGCATTACCTACGGAGGCTGTTGGTGTGGTGTGCAAGGTGGAGGGAAAGTACCAGGTGGTGGAGTACAGCGAGATCACATTACGTACCGCAGAGAAACGAAACCAGGATGGGAGACTCACATTCAACGCAGGCAATATCTGCAACCATTTCTTCACCCTTGACTTCCTGAATCTAGTCACTGA TCCACAACAGGAGTCTGAGCTAAAACACCATGTTGCTAAGAAGAAGATTCCATATGTAGACAGTGCTGGCAAGCTGATCAAACCTGCAGAACCCAATGGCATCAAAATGGAGAAATTTGTGTTTGATGTCTTCCACTTTACCAC GTCATTTGCGGTCTGGGAAGTCCTGCGTGAGGAAGAGTTCTCTCCCTTGAAAAATGCTGACAGCGCTCCGAAAGATACCCCTACCACGTGTCGCAACGACCTTTTTGGTCTGCACAGACGATGGGTGGACAAAGCAGGCGCCAAGTTTACTCACAAAGATGGGTCAGTCATTCCAGCTATTACTAG CTCCGCAAACTGTGCTGGGGGAACCGGGGACAG CAAGCAGACCTCTGAAGAATTCAATGAGGTTGTCTGCGAAGTTTCACCGCTGGTCTCGTATGAAGGGGAG GACCTGGAGGCAGTGGTTTGTGGTCAAAAGTTCCTATCCCCAGTTAGGCTGGAGAGAGGGGGAGATGGTGATGTGGTCATTTTGCAAGGAAGCAGCTGA
- the LOC127847353 gene encoding UDP-N-acetylhexosamine pyrophosphorylase-like isoform X1, translating to MDIEGLRQRLNAAGQGHLIQFWETLSDGEKQSLYNELNHMDFMEINGFFESSMQSLKHVADKLDDLLEPLPGDVFGSVTRTSSDKLDEYRTKGLTAIANNNVAVLLLAGGQGTRLGVNYPKGMYNVGLPSGKTLYQIQAERILKVQENAKVLMGKSCEVPWYIMTSEHTKEPTRQFFANHNFFGLKKENVVLFEQNLLPCIGFDGKIFLDSPGKVALAPDGNGGLYRALRKSHILKDMEQRGIQYVHVYCVDNILVKMADPVFLGFCMDKGADCGAKVVEKALPTEAVGVVCKVEGKYQVVEYSEITLRTAEKRNQDGRLTFNAGNICNHFFTLDFLNLVTDPQQESELKHHVAKKKIPYVDSAGKLIKPAEPNGIKMEKFVFDVFHFTTDRSFAVWEVLREEEFSPLKNADSAPKDTPTTCRNDLFGLHRRWVDKAGAKFTHKDGSVIPAITSSANCAGGTGDSKQTSEEFNEVVCEVSPLVSYEGEDLEAVVCGQKFLSPVRLERGGDGDVVILQGSS from the exons ATGGACATAGAAGGCTTGCGACAGCGCCTGAACGCAGCTGGACAGGGCCATCTGATCCAGTTCTGGGAAACCCTCTCTGATGGGGAGAAACAGTCACTCTACAATGAACTCAATCACATGGACTTCATGGAGATCAATGGGTTCTTTGAGAGTTCCATGCAGTCCCTGAAGCATGTCGCGGACAAGTTGGACGACCTGCTTGAGCCCTTGCCGGGAGATGTGTTTGGAAGCGTGACGCGCACCAGTAGTGACAAACTGGACGAGTACAGAACAAAAG GTCTCACAGCCATAGCCAACAACAATGTTGCGGTATTGCTACTAGCGGGAGGTCAGGGGACTCGATTGGGGGTCAATTACCCCAAGGGAATGTACAATGTAGGCCTGCcttctgggaaaacactttaccaAATCCAGGCTGAAAGAATACTCAAGGTGCAAGAGAATGCCAAGGTTTTGATGGGCAAATCTTGTGAAGTGCCATG GTATATAATGACAAGTGAGCACACCAAAGAACCAACTCGTCAATTTTTTGCTAACCACAACTTTTTCGGCCTAAAAAAAGAAAACGTGGTGTTGTTTGAGCAGAATCTCCTCCCATGCATTGGGTTTGACGGGAAAATCTTCCTTGACAGTCCTGGCAAGGTCGCCTTAGCACCAG ATGGTAACGGTGGCCTGTACAGAGCACTACGAAAGAGCCACATTCTCAAGGACATGGAGCAGCGAGGCATACAGTATGTGCATGTGTATTGCGTGGACAATATCCTTGTGAAAATGGCCGACCCAGTCTTCCTGGGCTTCTGTATGGACAAGGGTGCTGACTGTGGTGCAAAG GTAGTAGAGAAGGCATTACCTACGGAGGCTGTTGGTGTGGTGTGCAAGGTGGAGGGAAAGTACCAGGTGGTGGAGTACAGCGAGATCACATTACGTACCGCAGAGAAACGAAACCAGGATGGGAGACTCACATTCAACGCAGGCAATATCTGCAACCATTTCTTCACCCTTGACTTCCTGAATCTAGTCACTGA TCCACAACAGGAGTCTGAGCTAAAACACCATGTTGCTAAGAAGAAGATTCCATATGTAGACAGTGCTGGCAAGCTGATCAAACCTGCAGAACCCAATGGCATCAAAATGGAGAAATTTGTGTTTGATGTCTTCCACTTTACCAC TGACAGGTCATTTGCGGTCTGGGAAGTCCTGCGTGAGGAAGAGTTCTCTCCCTTGAAAAATGCTGACAGCGCTCCGAAAGATACCCCTACCACGTGTCGCAACGACCTTTTTGGTCTGCACAGACGATGGGTGGACAAAGCAGGCGCCAAGTTTACTCACAAAGATGGGTCAGTCATTCCAGCTATTACTAG CTCCGCAAACTGTGCTGGGGGAACCGGGGACAG CAAGCAGACCTCTGAAGAATTCAATGAGGTTGTCTGCGAAGTTTCACCGCTGGTCTCGTATGAAGGGGAG GACCTGGAGGCAGTGGTTTGTGGTCAAAAGTTCCTATCCCCAGTTAGGCTGGAGAGAGGGGGAGATGGTGATGTGGTCATTTTGCAAGGAAGCAGCTGA